From the genome of Flavobacterium sediminis:
CATTTTTAGAAACCACAACAATAGTCCAGGTCTTATCTTCGGCAGTTAAGAAATCAATAATTTCTTTTGCCGATTGTGTGTCAACGTTTTCTAAAGGTTCTTCCAGATACAAAATTTTAGGAGTTGAAATAATACAACGGGCTAAGAGTATTTTTTGAATAATGGAAGAGTTCATCTTTTTTCCTTCGGAATGAACTTTTGTGTCCAGACCATCGGGTAATGATTTGATGTATTTACTTAATTTCAGTTTTTCCATCAGTTCATTGATCTGGTTGATAGGGAAATCCGGGTTGTTACAACTGATGTTCTCTAAGATGGTTCCTTCAAATAATTTGTCGTTTACGGTAATAACTCCTATATGTGAGCGGTAATCGTCAATGGAATATTTGTTATAATTGTTGTTGTTGATAAATACAGTTCCGTTTGCAGGTTCCAGCAGCCGGCTTAGTAAACGAAGTAGCGTTGTTTTGCCGGAACCGTTTTCTCCGGTGATCAATATTTTGTCTTTAGGAGCAATGCGGATGTTGATGTTTTTAAGGACTTCAGTTTCTCCGTCAGGGAATTTATAACTTAAGTTCTCTGTTTCTAAGAAGATATCTTCATTTCCTATCTGGTAGTTTTTGTTCGTATCACAGGTTTCAATTTCCATGTCCACAACTTTTCCTATTTTTTCCAGAGAAGTCAGTACATCATAAAACAATTCTAAGCCGGAGAATAATTTTTCAACAGCAGTGATAATGGTTAAAATAATGATTTCAGCCGCAACAAATTGTCCGATGTTCATTTGTTGGTTCAGTACTAAGATCCCTCCTATGATTAAAAGACCGGCTGTGATCAAGACTTTAAAGCCTGTTAGCTGAATGAATTGTTTTCTGAGGATTTCAAAGTGACTTTCGCGGTGTGAGATGTACTCGTTTACTAACGCATCATTCTTATCTAATGAAAAATCAAATAAGCGTTCGTTTTTAAAACTCAAATGGTTTCGGGCAATTTCCTGTAGCCAATGAGCCACTTTGTATTTATAATTGGATTCTTCCAAACTGGTTTTTAAGCCTTGGTTGAAGTTTACTTTGAAAATAAAATAAAGTAAGATCAATAAAATAATCCCGAAGAAAATAAAGAAGGAATGGTATAAGGATAACAAAATGATCCCGAAAAAGATCTGTAAAGCAGCACCTGAGATGTCTAATAATAATTTCGAAAAACCTTTTTGTACCGTTAGTGTATCAAAGAATCGGTTGGCTAATTCAGGCGGAGAATAGTTATATAGTTTATTGAATTTAATTTTCGGAAAGCGATACGCAAATTCAAATGAGGAACGCACGAATATTTTTTGTTGAAGGTCTTCAATGATGCGGTATTGCATAATGCGCAAAATACCTACCATGGCAACACCGATGACTACAATAGTAACTAAAACAACCCAAGAAGTGCTGATCTTTCCGGCTTGCAGGAAGTTGACAATAGATTGAATACCTAAAGGCAGGGAAAGACTGATTACCCCTGCAAGGATAGAGTAGAGGATAATTTGGTAAATGTCTTTTTTGTCGATCTGTATTAGGTTCTTAAATCGTTGTATGGGTGTCATAATAATACTTTTTTGATAAGATCTTTGTAAAAATCGGTTAGGCAATTACTTTCAGAAAGACTGGTAATGCTTTGAAAGTGGTCTTTTAAGAAGTTTTGGTGCAAAGCTCCCTGTACAATAGATGAAGCTAAGCTTTTACTGTATTTGTATGTTGGGTTTACACTTTCGATCATCAGGTGAATCCGGTTAATGACCCTTTTGTAGACTACAAAAAAGCCATCTTCGTTTTCTTCGTCGACCTCTTTGGTTAAAAATGTTTTGGTGAATTCGGCAATAATGATTTTGTTTAAAATGTATTCATCAATGTGAGCGATCGAATCATCTTTTTGCACATTACGAGTAATGATCTCAAGAGCTTTATTGAGTTTTTTTTCAGGGTTTTCGATGTTGTTTGTTGCTAAGACCAGATTGTATTCAACCCAGGACCAGTACCAGGAAGATAAATAAACCAGAAGCTTGTGTTTGTTCTCAAAATAGCGATAGATTGAACTTTCATTGGACTGGATTCGCTCTCCTAGTTTTTTAAAAGTAAATGCATCAAAACCGATCTCATTAATCAGTAAAATACTTTGTCCTACTATCTTTCTCCCTAATTCAGAAGTTTCGGGATCTTTAAGATATAGTTTCTCGTTAATAGTAATTTTTACATTTTCTATAATAGAATGCATATAGTATACTTATTTAGCATAGATATACAAATATAATAGTAATACTATTAACTATTAAAAGTTTAACTTTTAATTAATAAAAATATAAAAATTAAAAAAGCGCCCTAAGGCGCTTAAATTATGAATGTAATAATGAATGTTGTGTCATGGCATCAGGCTTAGGAATGCCCATTAGCTCCAGAATTGTAGGTGCTATATCACCCAGAACTCCGTTGTGAATTTCTTGTAACTCCGGATCAATTAAAATTAACGGAACCGGATTCGTTGTGTGTGCCGTATTAGGTGTACCATCCGGATTGATCATGGTTTCACAATTTCCGTGATCAGCGATTAAAAGAGTTGTGTAGCCATTAGCTAAAGCAGCTTCGATAACTTCTTTTACACATTGGTCAACAGCTTCGCAGGCTTTTATAGCGGCTTCCATTACACCGGTGTGTCCTACCATATCGCCATTGGCAAAATTTAAACAGACAAAATCAACTTCTCCTTTTTGTAATTCAGGAACCAAAGCGTCTTTCAGTTCGTAAGCACTCATTTCCGGTTTTAGATCATAAGTAGCCACTTTAGGTGAGTTTTTTAAAATACGGCTTTCTCCTTCAAAAGGTTCTTCTCGCCCTCCTGAAAAGAAAAAGGTTACATGCGGATACTTTTCAGTTTCTGCAATACGGATCTGTTTTTTACCGGCTTTAGAAACCACTTCTCCTAAAGTTTCTGTAATATTTTCTTT
Proteins encoded in this window:
- a CDS encoding peptidase domain-containing ABC transporter, which gives rise to MTPIQRFKNLIQIDKKDIYQIILYSILAGVISLSLPLGIQSIVNFLQAGKISTSWVVLVTIVVIGVAMVGILRIMQYRIIEDLQQKIFVRSSFEFAYRFPKIKFNKLYNYSPPELANRFFDTLTVQKGFSKLLLDISGAALQIFFGIILLSLYHSFFIFFGIILLILLYFIFKVNFNQGLKTSLEESNYKYKVAHWLQEIARNHLSFKNERLFDFSLDKNDALVNEYISHRESHFEILRKQFIQLTGFKVLITAGLLIIGGILVLNQQMNIGQFVAAEIIILTIITAVEKLFSGLELFYDVLTSLEKIGKVVDMEIETCDTNKNYQIGNEDIFLETENLSYKFPDGETEVLKNINIRIAPKDKILITGENGSGKTTLLRLLSRLLEPANGTVFINNNNYNKYSIDDYRSHIGVITVNDKLFEGTILENISCNNPDFPINQINELMEKLKLSKYIKSLPDGLDTKVHSEGKKMNSSIIQKILLARCIISTPKILYLEEPLENVDTQSAKEIIDFLTAEDKTWTIVVVSKNDYWKQKCNKHYNLENGVIQLIK
- a CDS encoding TetR/AcrR family transcriptional regulator, with amino-acid sequence MHSIIENVKITINEKLYLKDPETSELGRKIVGQSILLINEIGFDAFTFKKLGERIQSNESSIYRYFENKHKLLVYLSSWYWSWVEYNLVLATNNIENPEKKLNKALEIITRNVQKDDSIAHIDEYILNKIIIAEFTKTFLTKEVDEENEDGFFVVYKRVINRIHLMIESVNPTYKYSKSLASSIVQGALHQNFLKDHFQSITSLSESNCLTDFYKDLIKKVLL